A single region of the Gracilibacillus caseinilyticus genome encodes:
- a CDS encoding Gfo/Idh/MocA family protein has product MLRIGFIGTGGFTNHHVQVLQGIENVEVAGFVGSSLEKAEQFAAQYTGAVGYSQLETMLEQEQLDAVYICVPPMAHKNYEALLIDYGIPFLVEKPLGIDVQQVRKVKEKVEQHQHLTAVGYHLRYSDTIARVQELLKNAETAMAAGKWMGSMPGVYWWRNQEQSGGQFNEQTTHITDLIRYLFGEVKAVYAQETNQCTNKKDPTVTVADVGLFTLTMESGMLVQIMNTSALPNGTGDVGIEIYTDQGIIDWKLGHVNWKFPGKQERYDQLQNPYKRETEAFLHAVATGDRSKILSTYEDSWYTFKVTAAAEKSLEEKRVVDVNEIE; this is encoded by the coding sequence ATGTTACGTATTGGATTTATCGGAACCGGGGGATTTACCAATCATCATGTACAGGTACTACAAGGGATAGAAAATGTAGAAGTGGCAGGGTTCGTGGGATCAAGCCTTGAAAAAGCAGAACAGTTTGCAGCCCAGTATACAGGGGCTGTTGGATATTCACAATTAGAAACGATGTTAGAGCAGGAGCAGCTAGATGCGGTCTATATCTGTGTCCCGCCAATGGCGCATAAGAATTATGAAGCATTGTTAATAGACTACGGCATCCCTTTTTTAGTAGAAAAACCGTTAGGAATAGATGTGCAGCAAGTTCGCAAGGTGAAGGAAAAAGTAGAGCAGCATCAACATCTGACTGCAGTTGGCTACCATCTGCGCTATTCCGATACAATTGCCAGAGTGCAGGAATTACTAAAAAATGCGGAGACGGCAATGGCAGCCGGGAAATGGATGGGCTCCATGCCAGGCGTATACTGGTGGCGGAATCAGGAGCAGTCTGGTGGGCAGTTTAATGAGCAGACAACACACATAACAGATCTTATCCGCTATTTATTTGGTGAGGTAAAGGCTGTTTATGCGCAAGAAACCAATCAATGTACTAATAAAAAAGACCCGACTGTAACAGTAGCGGATGTTGGTCTTTTTACGTTAACGATGGAATCGGGCATGCTAGTCCAAATCATGAATACGTCGGCATTGCCAAATGGAACTGGGGATGTAGGCATCGAAATATATACGGATCAAGGCATTATTGATTGGAAATTGGGACATGTTAATTGGAAGTTTCCGGGGAAACAAGAGCGTTATGATCAACTGCAAAATCCTTATAAACGGGAGACAGAAGCCTTTTTGCATGCTGTTGCAACAGGCGATCGTTCAAAAATACTTTCCACGTATGAAGATAGCTGGTATACGTTCAAAGTCACAGCAGCTGCAGAAAAATCACTGGAAGAAAAAAGAGTTGTAGATGTAAATGAAATAGAATAA
- the argC gene encoding N-acetyl-gamma-glutamyl-phosphate reductase gives MDVAIIGGTGYGAVELLRFLHNHPHVNVKKVISHSNSGTDLADVYPHLTEVADIQMSALEVDTLAEEVELVFFATPSNVSKNVIPSLVEKGVRCIDLSGDFRLRNGDKYQEYYGEEIAPWQYIDKAIYGLSEINKESIKEASILANPGCYPTATALGLIPAIEQGLIDSQSIIIDAKTGVSGAGRGLSLNFHFSEMTENFRAYQVGVHKHIPEIEQTLSELSHENIQVIFTPHVVPMTRGIMSTIYADMSDEYQTKQLLDIYHSYYKDHPFVRVRPEGVIPATKEVYGSNYCDIGLYADERTGKLIIVSVIDNLVKGASGQAIQNMNIMYGWDEKTGLDQLPIFP, from the coding sequence GTGGATGTAGCAATAATAGGTGGAACGGGTTATGGTGCGGTAGAATTATTACGATTTTTGCATAACCATCCACATGTAAATGTAAAAAAAGTAATTTCACATTCAAATAGTGGGACGGATTTAGCGGATGTATATCCTCATCTTACAGAGGTAGCAGATATTCAAATGTCTGCTTTGGAAGTTGATACGCTTGCAGAGGAAGTGGAGCTTGTTTTCTTTGCGACACCATCCAATGTCAGTAAGAACGTTATCCCATCTTTAGTAGAAAAAGGTGTACGTTGTATCGACTTATCTGGCGATTTTCGCTTACGAAATGGTGACAAGTATCAGGAATATTACGGAGAAGAAATTGCTCCTTGGCAATATATTGATAAAGCAATTTACGGTTTATCCGAGATTAATAAAGAAAGCATTAAAGAAGCTAGTATTCTAGCAAATCCGGGATGTTATCCGACAGCAACAGCACTGGGTTTGATTCCGGCAATTGAGCAAGGGTTAATTGACTCACAATCAATTATTATAGATGCGAAAACGGGTGTTTCTGGTGCAGGGAGAGGGCTCTCCTTAAACTTCCATTTTTCTGAAATGACTGAAAATTTCCGAGCATATCAAGTAGGCGTTCATAAACACATTCCAGAAATAGAACAGACGTTATCAGAACTTTCTCATGAAAATATTCAGGTGATCTTCACACCACATGTAGTGCCGATGACAAGAGGGATTATGAGCACTATTTATGCAGATATGAGTGATGAATACCAAACGAAGCAGTTATTGGATATCTATCATTCTTACTACAAAGATCACCCTTTCGTAAGGGTCCGACCTGAAGGTGTGATTCCGGCTACGAAAGAAGTATATGGAAGTAATTATTGTGATATTGGTTTATACGCGGATGAAAGGACCGGAAAGCTAATCATTGTATCTGTTATTGACAATCTAGTAAAAGGTGCTTCCGGCCAAGCGATTCAAAATATGAATATTATGTATGGATGGGATGAGAAAACAGGCTTAGACCAGTTACCTATCTTTCCTTAA
- a CDS encoding AEC family transporter: MEFIGVLIPIFSIFAIGYIGIKFLPIDIKSISTMTLYLMSPFLAFRTFYQNELNMDYIYLGAFLLVLCMISLLFSYLVGYIRKWDQQVKSGFVLSSVFMNNGNYGVPLILLVFGEEGFHYAIILMVLQTLIMCTIGIYFAAKGGADGRRIKISPLKDVVKVPIVYGAILGILLNLFHLPINDQMMTAIDMVADATIPTIMVVLGMQLAKIKLGDLEFGRVSLAVVFRLLLAPVIAYFLTLPLPVDEMVKDILIITAAMPTAANTTMYALQFGSRPGFVSSVTLITTLLSLITLPLLLTILV; encoded by the coding sequence ATGGAATTTATCGGTGTATTGATCCCGATATTCAGTATATTTGCAATCGGTTATATAGGAATTAAGTTTTTGCCTATTGATATTAAATCGATTTCTACGATGACGCTTTATTTGATGTCGCCTTTTTTGGCATTTCGTACCTTTTATCAAAATGAGCTGAATATGGATTATATTTATTTGGGTGCATTCTTATTAGTATTATGTATGATCAGTCTGTTATTCAGTTATCTGGTAGGATATATTCGAAAGTGGGACCAGCAGGTGAAAAGTGGATTTGTTCTTTCCAGTGTTTTTATGAATAATGGAAATTACGGGGTACCGCTGATTTTACTCGTGTTTGGTGAGGAAGGTTTTCACTATGCGATTATATTAATGGTATTGCAGACGTTAATTATGTGTACAATCGGTATTTATTTTGCGGCAAAAGGTGGAGCGGATGGCAGAAGGATCAAGATATCGCCATTAAAAGATGTCGTGAAAGTGCCAATTGTGTATGGTGCCATACTTGGAATTCTGTTAAATCTGTTTCATTTACCTATTAATGATCAAATGATGACGGCAATTGATATGGTAGCTGATGCGACGATTCCGACCATTATGGTTGTATTAGGTATGCAACTGGCTAAAATTAAACTTGGAGATCTGGAGTTTGGTCGTGTAAGCTTGGCGGTTGTATTCCGCTTGTTGCTGGCTCCGGTTATTGCTTATTTTCTAACACTTCCTTTACCGGTTGATGAGATGGTTAAAGATATTTTGATCATTACCGCAGCAATGCCGACAGCGGCGAATACAACGATGTATGCTTTGCAATTCGGTTCAAGGCCAGGCTTCGTTTCGAGTGTAACACTCATTACGACTTTGTTGAGTCTGATCACATTGCCATTGCTTTTAACGATTTTAGTATAA
- a CDS encoding amino acid ABC transporter permease: MDFRFDIIVEYFPFFMKGMGLTVLMSVIGVLMGCILGFFIALGKMSPVWIVRLPFVWYINFLRGTPLLVQLFLFHYAVLPTVIGETTPVISVIVTLSLNSSAYVAEIFRAGLQSIDKGQAEAAHSLGMNKFQVMRHVLLPQAFKRSIPPLGNEFIVLLKDSSLGAMIAAQEILYWGRAASGQYLRVWEPYLMVALLYLILTLGLTYLLNYIERRFDVK, from the coding sequence ATGGATTTCAGGTTTGATATCATCGTAGAATACTTCCCTTTCTTCATGAAGGGTATGGGGCTTACTGTTCTAATGTCTGTAATCGGCGTCTTAATGGGTTGTATTCTCGGTTTTTTTATAGCGTTAGGAAAGATGTCCCCTGTATGGATCGTACGGTTACCATTTGTCTGGTACATTAACTTTTTGAGGGGAACACCATTATTAGTGCAATTGTTCTTATTTCATTATGCGGTTCTACCGACGGTTATTGGAGAGACAACACCCGTTATTTCGGTGATTGTAACATTGTCGCTAAACTCTTCTGCTTATGTAGCGGAAATATTCCGTGCAGGCTTGCAGTCGATTGATAAAGGACAAGCGGAAGCGGCGCATTCATTAGGTATGAATAAATTCCAAGTCATGCGTCATGTTCTGCTGCCACAAGCGTTCAAGCGCTCCATTCCGCCGTTAGGAAATGAATTCATTGTCTTATTAAAGGACTCTTCATTAGGTGCCATGATTGCAGCTCAGGAAATCCTGTATTGGGGAAGAGCAGCGTCTGGACAATACTTAAGAGTGTGGGAGCCATACTTAATGGTAGCACTGCTTTATTTAATCTTAACGCTTGGTCTTACTTATTTATTAAATTATATAGAAAGAAGGTTTGATGTGAAATGA
- a CDS encoding CAP domain-containing protein, with protein MYKQMMTLLLFVAFLLGACNESSLEPENQDIQPENVNFSGYNKDEDQPTTDNPDEVPVNPGREQNIFGKANPNQWFRGPNNGNNNAEQNDTTDQATPSNDAESLDAVRQQVVDLTNDARNRNGVPPLKIDYEVADVAQKKADDMSENDYFSHTSPTYGSPFDMLKQFGVSYTKASENIAAGQQSPQQVVEGWLNSEGHRRNMLDREVTHIGVGYSSDGNYWTQLFIKK; from the coding sequence ATGTACAAACAGATGATGACATTGCTATTGTTTGTCGCCTTCCTACTTGGCGCATGTAATGAAAGTTCATTAGAACCAGAAAATCAAGATATTCAGCCAGAGAATGTAAACTTTAGCGGCTACAATAAAGACGAAGATCAACCGACAACAGATAATCCTGATGAAGTCCCTGTCAATCCTGGCAGAGAACAAAATATTTTTGGAAAAGCGAACCCCAATCAATGGTTTCGCGGACCAAACAATGGAAATAACAATGCTGAGCAAAACGATACAACGGACCAGGCAACTCCGTCAAATGACGCCGAGTCGTTAGATGCAGTCCGCCAACAAGTGGTTGATTTAACAAATGATGCCCGCAATAGAAATGGTGTACCTCCATTAAAAATAGATTATGAAGTAGCAGATGTAGCACAGAAGAAAGCGGATGATATGTCGGAAAACGACTACTTCTCTCATACTTCACCAACATATGGTTCTCCTTTTGATATGTTAAAGCAGTTTGGCGTATCATACACAAAGGCATCAGAGAATATTGCGGCAGGGCAGCAATCTCCGCAACAAGTTGTGGAAGGTTGGTTAAACAGTGAAGGTCACCGTCGAAATATGCTCGACCGCGAAGTGACGCACATCGGTGTAGGTTACAGTTCAGATGGCAATTACTGGACCCAATTATTTATCAAAAAATAA
- a CDS encoding fumarylacetoacetate hydrolase family protein, with protein sequence MKLVRYRFKHPYAQSRMGIVQGDHVLDISGLQHELIERGTLDAATYLIPSDPQAFYQQAQFHIEQTEQLLPHMKDTDSLHMHKREDVVLEAPVPNPSKIICTGINYANHVKEMGSDIPKYPVLFSKFNNALIGPEDDIHNPQTTNKLDYEVELAVVIGKRASYVKKEDALTYVAGYTIANDISARDLQKRTPQWLQGKSLDHTTPIGPWLVTRSELADPSNLAITSYVNQEVRQSSNTKHLIFDIEYLISFISSLMTLEPGDIIFTGTPDGVGLAMNPSRFLQAGDTVKLEIEKVGTLTNRVIDK encoded by the coding sequence ATGAAATTAGTACGTTATCGATTCAAACATCCATATGCCCAAAGTAGAATGGGGATTGTACAAGGAGATCATGTGCTTGATATTAGCGGATTACAACATGAGTTGATCGAACGAGGAACGCTGGATGCTGCCACTTATTTAATTCCGTCAGACCCACAAGCTTTTTATCAACAGGCTCAATTTCATATTGAACAAACAGAACAATTGCTTCCACACATGAAGGATACAGATTCTCTGCATATGCATAAGCGAGAAGATGTTGTATTAGAAGCACCTGTGCCAAATCCATCGAAAATTATTTGTACTGGCATCAATTACGCCAATCATGTAAAGGAAATGGGCAGTGATATCCCGAAATATCCAGTCCTGTTTTCTAAATTTAATAATGCATTAATTGGCCCAGAAGACGATATTCATAATCCGCAGACTACCAATAAATTAGATTATGAAGTAGAACTTGCGGTTGTTATCGGAAAAAGAGCTTCATATGTCAAAAAAGAAGACGCTCTTACATATGTTGCTGGTTATACGATTGCTAACGATATATCGGCACGTGATTTGCAAAAAAGAACACCGCAATGGTTGCAAGGAAAATCTTTGGATCATACTACGCCGATCGGTCCTTGGCTGGTAACGAGATCTGAACTGGCGGATCCAAGTAATCTAGCTATTACCTCCTATGTGAATCAAGAAGTCAGACAATCTTCGAATACAAAACATTTAATATTTGATATTGAATATTTAATAAGTTTTATTTCGAGTCTGATGACATTAGAGCCAGGGGATATTATTTTTACTGGTACACCAGATGGAGTAGGATTGGCTATGAACCCCTCTCGATTTTTGCAAGCAGGTGATACGGTTAAACTTGAAATAGAAAAAGTCGGTACGCTTACAAACCGAGTGATTGATAAATAA
- a CDS encoding MATE family efflux transporter, with protein sequence MSKHRDFTKGNIWTDLFHFSSPIMFAQLLQVSYQFVDSIWVGNLIGANALGAVNIAGTVIFTVLSFIIGINNTTLTVLSQQKGKGNERGVARYVNAFVVTLTALGIMMGVIGFVFAEAILQLLDTPSSMLVSSIMYLRINAIGILFLIGYNFISTALRAVGDSKTPLKFVSLAVLLNIVLDPLFISVFHLGVQGAAVATILSQGFAFIYGVLYVVRKKIIPLKWPVIPQISEVKLILNLGIPSGLQMAVISAGAAAIISVVAGYGEDAVAGYSAAQRLDSLFLLPAHALSATVNSMAGQNIGVGKWERVKKIATYGIIYNLAVMLLVAVIISLFAEFGMRLFIQEEGAVQFGASYLMVIAFFYPFLGINFVLNGIVRASGAMYQVLVLNLLSFWALRYPLSYLFSEIMGEDGIGYGIGISFMISSIFAFLYYRYGKWRQKRIFA encoded by the coding sequence TTGAGTAAACATCGTGATTTTACAAAAGGGAATATATGGACAGATTTATTTCATTTTTCTTCACCTATTATGTTTGCCCAGTTATTACAAGTGTCCTATCAATTTGTCGACAGTATTTGGGTGGGGAATCTGATTGGCGCGAATGCTCTAGGGGCAGTGAACATTGCAGGTACTGTCATTTTTACGGTTTTATCGTTTATCATTGGTATAAATAATACAACGCTGACCGTCCTCTCTCAGCAGAAGGGTAAAGGGAATGAACGAGGTGTAGCCCGATACGTGAATGCTTTCGTCGTTACCTTAACAGCATTAGGTATCATGATGGGGGTAATTGGATTCGTTTTTGCTGAAGCGATTTTGCAACTGTTGGACACTCCTTCCTCTATGCTCGTTTCCTCCATTATGTATTTACGAATTAATGCAATAGGTATTTTATTTTTAATTGGATATAACTTTATCAGTACGGCGTTACGAGCGGTTGGTGACAGTAAGACACCGTTAAAATTTGTCTCCCTTGCCGTATTGCTTAATATTGTACTCGACCCACTGTTCATCTCTGTTTTTCATTTAGGGGTGCAAGGGGCTGCAGTGGCCACTATTCTATCCCAAGGGTTTGCATTTATATATGGAGTCCTGTACGTTGTCAGGAAGAAGATTATTCCGTTAAAGTGGCCGGTTATTCCGCAAATATCAGAAGTGAAGCTGATCCTAAATCTAGGAATACCGTCTGGATTACAAATGGCGGTGATTTCTGCTGGCGCAGCTGCGATCATCAGTGTGGTAGCAGGGTATGGGGAAGATGCTGTGGCGGGGTACAGTGCAGCCCAGCGACTGGATAGTTTATTTTTGTTGCCAGCTCATGCGCTAAGTGCAACCGTCAATAGCATGGCTGGTCAAAATATCGGAGTGGGAAAATGGGAACGAGTGAAAAAAATTGCAACATACGGTATCATATATAATTTAGCTGTGATGCTTCTTGTTGCTGTTATCATTTCATTATTCGCTGAATTTGGAATGCGCCTTTTTATCCAGGAAGAAGGTGCGGTACAGTTTGGTGCAAGTTACTTAATGGTAATTGCCTTTTTCTATCCTTTTCTCGGCATTAATTTTGTTTTGAATGGTATTGTCAGGGCGTCTGGGGCGATGTATCAGGTGCTAGTGCTTAATCTTCTATCCTTCTGGGCGCTTCGTTATCCACTGTCGTATCTTTTTTCAGAAATAATGGGTGAAGATGGTATTGGATATGGAATTGGTATAAGCTTTATGATAAGTAGTATATTCGCCTTTTTGTATTACCGCTATGGTAAATGGCGTCAGAAAAGAATATTTGCTTAG
- a CDS encoding MFS transporter: MLFRGESTIPLKMLLFCFHAANTVIVSFLPLSLQEKGLNGTEIGWIMAVGPLVSIFAQPFWGYTSDKRQTVKKIVMLCLVGIMIMSLLFLQMETVPLLLLSGAAFFFFASPIGALGDSLSQRRADQLGVSFGSIRTWGSIGFATSSLLVGEILSHTGIHFIAWPYFILATAGFLVSTQLVDVKVETPPIQFKDISMLLKKKPFIIFLVLIVFITIAHRANDSFIGIYIASLGGSEDLIGIAWFAGVASEAIVFATAGYWFRKYHPLIFIIAAGVLYSIRWFLYAVFNDPMLIVALQFLHGLTFGVFYLTAFQYVTRLIPKMLQSTGHLVFVSTFFGLSGIIGSLLGGVMMDNLGGSTLYAYMGILTSAGTVMMLLYHWLPFGKA; this comes from the coding sequence TTGTTATTTCGCGGAGAATCAACGATACCATTAAAAATGCTCTTATTTTGTTTTCATGCGGCCAATACGGTTATCGTCAGCTTCTTACCATTAAGCCTACAGGAAAAAGGGCTAAACGGGACAGAGATAGGCTGGATAATGGCGGTAGGACCGCTTGTTTCGATATTTGCCCAACCATTTTGGGGTTATACAAGTGATAAGCGACAAACGGTAAAAAAAATAGTAATGCTTTGCTTAGTCGGTATTATGATTATGAGTCTGCTCTTTCTGCAGATGGAGACTGTACCGTTGTTACTATTAAGTGGTGCTGCTTTCTTTTTCTTCGCATCACCAATTGGGGCACTCGGAGACAGTTTATCTCAACGGCGCGCAGATCAATTGGGAGTTAGCTTCGGGTCCATTCGTACGTGGGGTTCAATTGGTTTTGCCACCTCTTCGCTACTGGTAGGTGAAATCCTCTCTCATACAGGAATCCATTTTATCGCCTGGCCATATTTTATTTTAGCGACTGCCGGTTTTCTGGTGAGTACGCAATTGGTGGATGTAAAGGTGGAAACACCTCCCATCCAATTTAAGGATATTAGTATGTTACTGAAAAAGAAACCATTTATTATCTTTCTTGTACTAATTGTTTTTATTACGATTGCGCATAGGGCGAACGACAGTTTTATTGGCATATACATAGCATCGCTGGGCGGCTCAGAGGATTTGATCGGTATTGCCTGGTTTGCAGGAGTAGCAAGTGAAGCAATTGTTTTTGCGACAGCAGGGTATTGGTTTCGTAAATATCATCCCCTTATTTTTATTATCGCTGCGGGTGTGCTTTATTCGATTCGCTGGTTTTTGTATGCCGTATTTAATGATCCGATGTTAATTGTAGCACTGCAATTTTTACATGGTCTAACATTCGGGGTATTTTATTTAACGGCTTTTCAGTATGTGACAAGGCTAATCCCTAAAATGCTTCAATCGACAGGTCATTTAGTTTTTGTATCTACCTTTTTTGGTTTATCAGGCATTATTGGTTCACTTTTGGGTGGTGTTATGATGGACAACTTAGGCGGTTCTACGCTCTACGCTTATATGGGAATCTTGACTTCAGCAGGGACAGTGATGATGCTTTTGTATCATTGGCTCCCTTTCGGAAAAGCATAA
- a CDS encoding basic amino acid ABC transporter substrate-binding protein, translating to MNKWIKGFAALLLTVLVACGTDDSAEQTNGSDKPTLKVVTEAGFMPFTYLDKGEVVGFDIDLLAAVMEEAGYNYELENVGWDAMLLSVEQGDADLAIAGVTVNDERKQSYDFSSPYFESTHKIIFRSGENITSGQDIKDLKVGVQSGTTGAEAVEKILGKNADNISKYDSNTLALTSLQSGDVDAVVTDNVVADEYVANNPEADVEMISDPETFESEYYGIMFPKGSDIKKDIDAALQTLIENGTYADIYKEWFGVEPDTAALEQ from the coding sequence ATGAATAAATGGATAAAAGGTTTTGCTGCTTTGTTACTCACTGTGCTAGTAGCATGTGGTACTGATGATAGTGCAGAACAAACTAACGGAAGCGATAAACCAACCTTAAAAGTAGTAACTGAAGCAGGATTTATGCCATTTACTTATTTAGATAAAGGCGAAGTAGTTGGTTTCGACATCGATTTACTTGCTGCGGTGATGGAAGAAGCAGGTTATAATTATGAGCTTGAGAATGTTGGCTGGGACGCGATGTTACTTTCAGTTGAACAAGGAGATGCTGATCTTGCAATTGCAGGTGTGACGGTGAACGATGAGCGTAAACAATCCTATGATTTCTCTTCTCCATATTTCGAATCAACACACAAAATCATTTTCCGCTCAGGTGAAAATATTACAAGCGGACAAGACATAAAAGATTTGAAAGTCGGTGTACAATCAGGAACTACTGGTGCAGAAGCAGTTGAAAAGATTCTTGGCAAAAACGCTGACAATATCTCGAAATATGATTCCAATACACTGGCATTAACCTCTCTACAATCAGGAGATGTAGATGCAGTTGTAACAGATAACGTTGTTGCGGATGAATATGTGGCAAACAATCCGGAGGCAGACGTTGAAATGATTTCAGATCCAGAAACGTTTGAATCTGAATATTATGGCATTATGTTCCCGAAAGGCAGTGACATCAAAAAAGATATTGATGCAGCTCTTCAAACGCTTATTGAAAATGGAACATATGCAGACATTTATAAAGAGTGGTTTGGTGTTGAACCAGATACTGCCGCGTTAGAACAATAA
- a CDS encoding amino acid ABC transporter ATP-binding protein produces MISVRNLKKSFGDLEVLKDINVDIDQQEVVVVIGPSGSGKSTFLRCLNLIESVTDGTVTIDGQELTGKGVDINKLRAEVGMVFQQFNLFPHKTVLENITLPIMTVKKWGKQEAEKKAKDLLQKVGLLDKAAAYPESLSGGQKQRVAIARALGMEPKVMLFDEPTSALDPEMVGEVLGVMKQLAEEGMTMVVVTHEMGFAREVGDRVIFMDEGYVIEENEPKQIFENPQHDRTKSFLSKVL; encoded by the coding sequence ATGATTTCGGTTAGAAATTTAAAAAAATCCTTTGGCGATTTGGAAGTATTAAAGGATATCAATGTTGATATTGATCAACAGGAAGTTGTTGTTGTCATCGGACCTTCTGGATCAGGTAAATCTACATTTCTCCGTTGTCTTAACTTAATTGAATCCGTTACGGACGGTACAGTGACTATTGATGGGCAGGAATTAACCGGAAAAGGTGTCGATATTAATAAACTACGTGCAGAAGTGGGAATGGTATTTCAGCAGTTTAACCTTTTTCCTCATAAGACGGTATTAGAAAATATTACGCTTCCGATTATGACCGTAAAAAAATGGGGGAAGCAGGAAGCAGAAAAGAAAGCGAAAGACTTGCTGCAAAAAGTTGGCTTGTTAGACAAGGCAGCGGCCTACCCTGAATCATTATCAGGTGGGCAAAAACAGCGTGTAGCCATCGCAAGAGCGTTAGGTATGGAACCGAAAGTAATGTTATTCGATGAACCAACATCTGCTTTAGACCCGGAAATGGTCGGCGAAGTATTAGGAGTTATGAAGCAGCTTGCAGAAGAAGGCATGACGATGGTTGTCGTAACGCACGAAATGGGCTTTGCACGAGAAGTCGGTGATCGCGTTATTTTCATGGATGAAGGATACGTGATCGAGGAAAACGAACCGAAGCAAATTTTCGAAAATCCACAGCATGATCGTACTAAGTCATTTTTGAGTAAAGTGTTGTAA
- a CDS encoding HAAS signaling domain-containing protein: MEMIDRYIYAVTQRLPQSQQKDIEMELRGLIEDMLAERVQGEGATEKDVEEVLLELGNPRELARNYRGSKKYFIGPELYDPFMLVVKITLISTALSIFIVFIVQSIINPVAILDHFVGFIVSLVTILPAAFGWTAFGFGIAEYMEKINPKDVEFNKQWHPAKLAPVPNKKGRIKQHEPIVGIAFLAILIVAFMFSSEYLGIWVFDDGFSGVVPFLNTETFDFQLILIIIYLGIGIIKEALKLVFGEWTSKLATFILLLNLVQLAAVMLMITGLDFWNPNFMLELTQAGLLNEGSDAYQTVSSIWENSTLCIFILMVIGLIWELVEGFIKVNKSK; the protein is encoded by the coding sequence ATGGAGATGATTGACCGTTATATTTATGCCGTTACCCAAAGGCTGCCACAGTCGCAACAAAAGGATATTGAAATGGAGCTTCGTGGTCTGATTGAGGATATGCTGGCAGAACGAGTTCAAGGAGAAGGAGCTACAGAAAAAGATGTGGAAGAAGTATTACTGGAGTTAGGAAACCCTAGAGAATTAGCAAGAAATTATCGTGGATCAAAAAAATATTTTATAGGACCTGAATTATACGATCCATTCATGCTTGTAGTTAAAATCACTTTAATTTCAACAGCTTTGTCTATTTTTATCGTTTTCATCGTTCAGTCCATTATAAACCCTGTTGCGATTCTGGATCATTTCGTCGGATTTATCGTTTCACTCGTAACCATTCTTCCCGCAGCGTTCGGTTGGACTGCTTTCGGTTTTGGAATTGCTGAATATATGGAGAAAATAAACCCGAAAGATGTAGAGTTTAACAAGCAATGGCATCCGGCAAAATTAGCTCCCGTTCCCAATAAAAAAGGCCGCATCAAGCAGCATGAACCAATTGTGGGCATTGCATTTTTAGCAATACTGATCGTCGCCTTTATGTTTTCAAGCGAATATCTTGGTATTTGGGTTTTTGATGATGGATTCTCCGGAGTGGTACCATTTTTAAACACAGAAACATTCGACTTTCAACTGATATTAATCATCATTTATTTAGGGATTGGGATCATAAAAGAGGCATTAAAACTCGTATTTGGGGAATGGACATCCAAGTTGGCAACCTTTATATTACTACTCAATTTGGTACAATTAGCAGCCGTAATGTTGATGATCACCGGACTGGATTTTTGGAATCCAAACTTCATGCTTGAATTAACTCAAGCAGGCTTACTGAATGAAGGAAGCGATGCCTATCAAACCGTAAGTTCTATCTGGGAAAATTCCACATTATGCATTTTTATATTGATGGTAATTGGACTGATCTGGGAACTGGTTGAAGGGTTTATCAAAGTAAACAAAAGTAAGTAG
- a CDS encoding PadR family transcriptional regulator, whose protein sequence is MSEAKDYMDKLIQELRRGTITIGVLSQLSEPQYGYSLVSMLGEKGIHVEPGTLYPLLRRLEKQGLLEQKWDTNESRPRKYYFLSETGKEVYDLLITEWENIVQSLNHVIEEKGEKQNGDD, encoded by the coding sequence ATGAGCGAAGCAAAAGATTATATGGATAAACTAATACAAGAATTACGTCGTGGAACCATTACCATCGGAGTATTAAGTCAGTTATCCGAACCTCAGTATGGATATTCTCTCGTCAGTATGCTTGGAGAAAAAGGGATTCACGTTGAACCTGGGACACTCTATCCACTCTTGAGAAGATTAGAAAAACAAGGTCTGCTTGAACAGAAATGGGATACCAACGAATCCCGGCCACGCAAGTATTATTTTTTAAGTGAAACAGGTAAAGAGGTTTATGACCTTCTTATTACAGAATGGGAAAATATTGTTCAGAGCCTAAATCATGTGATAGAAGAGAAAGGAGAAAAACAAAATGGAGATGATTGA